In the Pseudochaenichthys georgianus chromosome 1, fPseGeo1.2, whole genome shotgun sequence genome, one interval contains:
- the ptcd1 gene encoding pentatricopeptide repeat-containing protein 1, mitochondrial: MLTSVACSCIRNGKRVSARLAKLSPFLTERSSTQTVNLKGGHRSSGLLSPAPWQLLSARSVSLSAASHGATKPLDSPLAPAEDDPPKREKFGAFSADISSRRSFRKTSPDLQDLKHQEAEDYPEVGKPYRRTARRNTPYWYFLECKKLIKVNKLQEAIDLFSGDMLKGERLQPEEFNYTILIGGCGRAGQLKKAFRLYNDMKKRGLVPNDATYTALFNACAETPYKQMGLQQALNLEQELRRINVPLSTITYHALLKTHAISNNLQACIQTIREMLQNGHVVTQETFHYLLMGCLKDKETGFRLALQVWRQMLRSGLLPKTYNYNLLLRTARDCGIGDPAQTSAVLLKPDQGHEGKRLSKLQSTEKVLLNINLLERQLCFQPDARSDSQQDGRGSEEESNIKQDSSHLVPVRQIETSPLPVDLAADSTAPNLLDLFEGKRVAVVSLGTVAGAADRLALIGGAKGFLEKMEAKSLSPDLKTLTLLADTMEPGYESLQMLLRVAKKHKVKLDVAFFNSVIRRSARTGDLEEAKGVLSVMRQRNVSVDVQTFGSLALGCERQEDGLQLLKDMEEAGFKPNVQVFSALIGRASRRLDYVYLKTLLKSMTSMGVAPNKVIIKQLEFASQYPPNYNQYKSRNNYLVHIEGFRGFYQQWLRFMPGQSAEEELQPEAEDDEPNTDAADGLTKSQSNQKAAGRRYGSRNKDKTHSDAL; the protein is encoded by the exons ATGTTAACATCTGTCGCCTGCTCTTGCATTCGAAACGGGAAAAGAGTCTCGGCCCGTCTAGCAAAGTTGTCCCCCTTTTTAACGGAAAGAAGCTCGACCCAGACCGTGAATCTGAAGGGTGGACACCGGTCATCAGGACTCCTCTCACCGGCTCCCTGGCAGCTGCTATCCGCCAGATCGGTGTCCCTGTCAGCCGCTTCACATGGAGCTACAAAGCCTCTGGACTCCCCTTTAGCTCCAGCCGAGGACGACCCCCCGAAACGGGAGAAGTTCGGCGCCTTCTCCGCCGACATATCCTCCAGGAGGTCGTTCAGGAAAACCAGCCCTGACCTGCAGGATCTGAAGCATCAAGAGGCGGAGGACTACCCGGAGGTGGGGAAACCCTACCGGAGGACCGCCAGGAGAAACACACCGTACTGGTACTTCTTAGAGTGCAAGAAGCTGATCAAAGTAAACAAG CTGCAGGAGGCTATAGATCTTTTCAGCGGAGACATGCTGAAGGGAGAGAGGCTGCAGCCGGAGGAATTCAACTACACCATCCTGATCGGAGGCTGTGGGCGAGCTGGACAACTCAAGAAGGCCTTCAGACTCTACAATGAT ATGAAGAAGCGAGGTCTGGTTCCTAATGATGCCACCTACACTGCACTGTTCAATGCCTGCGCTGAGACGCCATACAAACAAATGGGGCTCCAGCAAGCGTTGAATTTGGAGCAAGAACTCCGTCGCATAAATGTCCCCCTCAGCACCATCACGTACCACGCGCTTCTCAAGACGCACGCCATCTCAAACAACCTTCAAGCTTGTATTCAAACAATCAGG GAGATGCTACAAAACGGCCATGTTGTAACTCAGGAGACGTTTCACTACCTGCTGATGGGATGCTTGAAGGACAAAGAAACTGGATTCAGACTGGCTTTACAG GTTTGGCGCCAGATGCTGAGATCAGGGCTTCTTCCGAAAACATACAACTATAACCTGCTGCTGCGAACTGCAAGGGATTGTGGGATTGGCGATCCTGCCCAGACCTCTGCCGTGCTGCTGAAGCCCGACCAGGGGCACGAGGGGAAACGTTTGTCAAAGTTACAATCCACAGAAAAGGTGCTCCTAAACATTAACCTCCTAGAGAGGCAGCTGTGTTTCCAGCCTGATGCTCGCAGTGACAGTCAGCAGGACGGCAGAGGCAGCGAAGAAGAGTCTAACATAAAACAAGACTCAAGCCATTTGGTGCCAGTCAGACAAATAGAAACGTCCCCACTGCCTGTGGACTTAGCAGCAGACTCTACAGCCCCTAACCTACTGGACCTTTTTGAGGGTAAGAGGGTTGCTGTGGTCTCCCTCGGCACCGTAGCTGGAGCAGCAGATAGGCTCGCCCTCATCGGAGGAGCTAAAGGTTTCCTGGAGAAGATGGAAGCTAAGAGCCTCAGTCCGGACCTGAAGACCCTGACGCTGCTGGCCGACACCATGGAGCCGGGGTATGAGTCCCTGCAGATGCTCCTGAGGGTCGCCAAGAAGCACAAAGTGAAGCTCGACGTTGCGTTCTTTAACTCTGTGATTCGCAGATCAGCCAGAACAGGTGACCTGGAGGAGGCgaag GGTGTGTTAAGTGTGATGCGACAGCGTAATGTAAGCGTGGATGTGCAGACCTTTGGGAGTCTAGCGTTGGGCTGTGAGCGACAGGAGGACGGGCTGCAGCTGCTGAAAGACATGGAG GAAGCAGGGTTCAAACCTAATGTCCAGGTGTTctctgctctgattggccgAGCAAGTCGGAGACTGGATTACGTTTACCTCAAAACATTGCTCAAAAGCATGACAAGCATGGGGGTGGCCCCTAATAAAGTCATCATCAAACAGCTGGAGTTTGCCTCACAATATCCTCCCAACTATAACCAG TACAAGTCCAGAAACAACTACCTGGTGCATATCGAGGGTTTCCGTGGTTTCTACCAGCAGTGGCTGAGATTCATGCCTGGTCAGAGCGCTGAGGAGGAGCTGCAGCCTGAGGCGGAGGATGACGAGCCAAACACAGACGCTGCAGATGGACTGACGAAGAGCCAGAGTAATCAGAAAGCAGCAGGCAGGAGATATGGCTCTCGTAACAAGGACAAGACGCACAGCGATGCTCTGTAA
- the LOC117447676 gene encoding uncharacterized protein, producing MCTTGEIIILSDDDDDCEDVSPNELSVFIVEVEDVKKSECAVPPTALDEDLVITFSRSAEVLPHARYDCPIHPFTATDCEVSVPVPNNHLMCDQCFCYICDKLASSCKWWCYSGLCHCNSHKKSEFWNNHRNCALLGGLKTFNLTLSEVDSHLRNAETMLQSFRQELSTLYHVFLKGRVLEECGPSQSRKNCRIFDYTPVYEYVSSFLNKADQQDSRAAAIMMLGATEDFIRHFQVSGTFLLQSPTADAAKARLLLLQRVIMSMQRQMVMADFPIGFRTKLHDFYKRLYFPTELKSVKNSLNVRPWDDVLLVSVLKGQNVTGFRKDKGKKDFLVEQISVVLLRTELLQRQHRYKELCRYLRVVETDNPLLFHQVQDLIPFFTCMMGDLPSALGSLLPTVNAPASRFTPQLFLFYLLVFQTATAPKLVVLQSSELSFDTAWEPIKDAVPLTCVTLVRFALRVHRCCPAVYADPQCWASLINVANTPKALQGPSPKFLLEAMGFVSSTLQDEYGSNIQIPRFFMEEYPDQALLLLVTGALCLRILDAPLNPAFPVLNAFKENVWALSWLRGTLSSSPERFNSFLLAFSEETENLTGLSSHHWFHLRIDQPDS from the exons ATGTGTACGACTGGAGAAATTATCATCCTCAGTGATGATGACGACGACTGTGAAGACGTATCACCCAATGAACTCTCGGTTTTCATCGTGGAGGTGGAGGATGTGAAGAAAAGTG AGTGTGCTGTACCTCCCACCGCTCTGGATGAAGACCTGGTCATCACCTTCTCCCGCAGCGCTGAGGTCCTTCCTCACGCACGCTACGACTGTCCCATACATCCCTTCAC GGCTACAGATTGTGAGGTCTCTGTTCCTGTTCCCAATAACCACCTCATGTGTGATCAGTGCTTCTGCTACATCTGCGACAAGCTGGCCTCATCG tgtaagTGGTGGTGTTACAGCGGTTTGTGTCACTGCAACAGCCACAAGAAGAGTGAATTTTGGAACAACCACAGAAACTGTGCGCTGCTGGGAGGACTGAAGACTTTTAACCTCACTTTGTCTGAAGTAGACTCTCACCTCCGAAATGCAG AGACGATGCTGCAGAGCTTCAGACAGGAGCTCTCCACACTGTACCATGTCTTCTTGAAGGGAAGAGTGCTGGAGGAGTGCGGTCCGAGCCAATCACGCAAGAATTGCCGCATCTTTGA ttaCACTCCTGTGTACGAGTATGTGTCATCCTTCCTGAACAAAGCAGATCAACAGGACAGCCGAGCTGCTGCCATCATGATGCTAGGAGCCACTGAGGACTTTATTAGACATTTTCAAGTCTCAGg GACTTTCCTTTTACAGTCTCCCACTGCTGATGCTGCTAAAGCCAGACTACTGTTATTGCAgcg GGTCATAATGTCAATGCAGAGACAGATGGTGATGGCTGATTTCCCGATAGGGTTCCGCACCAAACTGCACGATTTTTACAAGCGGCTGTATTTCCCCACTGAGCTGAAGAGTGTGAagaacag TCTGAATGTCCGTCCTTGGGATGATGTCCTGCTGGTGTCTGTGCTGAAGGGGCAGAACGTGACGGGTTTCCGCAAAGACAAAGGCAAGAAGGACTTCCTAGTTGAACAGATTTCTGTAGTTCTACTGAGAACAGAACTACTGCAGCGACAGCACAG ATACAAAGAATTGTGCCGCTACCTACGCGTTGTCGAGACGGACAATCCCTTACT CTTCCACCAGGTGCAGGACCTCATCCCGTTCTTCACGTGCATGATGGGGGACTTGCCGTCCGCTCTGGGCAGTTTGCTCCCCACAGTGAACGCCCCCGCCTCCCGCTTCACGCCACAACTCTTCCTCTTCTATCTTCTCGTCTTTCAAACGGCAACAGCACCAAAGCTGGTGGTCCTTCAGTCATCAGAGCTCTCCTTTGATACAGCGTGGGAGCCCATCAAAG ATGCTGTGCCGCTGACTTGTGTCACTCTGGTCAGGTTTGCTCTCAGGGTTCATCGATGCTGCCCTGCTGTCTACGCTGAT CCTCAGTGTTGGGCCAGTTTAATCAATGTCGCTAACACGCCCAAAGCTCTGCAAGGACCGAGCCCAAAGTTTCTTCTC GAAGCGATGGGTTTTGTGAGCTCAACCCTTCAGGACGAGTACGGGTCAAACATACAGATCCCACGATTCTTTATGGAG GAGTACCCGGATCAGGCCCTGTTGCTGTTGGTAACGGGAGCTTTGTGTTTGAGAATCCTCGATGCTCCTCTGAATCCGGCCTTCCCGGTGCTCAACGCGTTTAAG GAGAACGTGTGGGCTCTCAGCTGGCTGAGGGGCACTTTGTCCTCCAGCCCCGAACGCTTCAACTCCTTCCTGCTGGCGTTCTCCGAGGAGACGGAAAACTTGACAG GCTTATCCTCCCATCACTGGTTCCATTTGCGCATAGATCAACCAGACT CCTGA
- the smcr8b gene encoding guanine nucleotide exchange protein smcr8b — MIGSPDLLAFTGTEGFGEGEEEQGLPDELSVPLLPPPNPWSSTAQFNRDFILVAEFSEQVGPKPVLTIPDDPRVIGLFDLNHFSVRIMSVDYQASGPGHTPPASPGPRLNFSEDSKVILGDSADDAFAYVHHMTLYDLEARGMVRPFCVAYICSDQRKLMENLSELSTGFSQASDSLKTGNRQAFSMELHRKLQELEYTRLTLHQETDPPPRKVNAKQGEKADEIEAVEHSILNHRELLRQVTSYPNRKLKHPDFLPYDPADSLTDPTALLPPEPGPSFSFSSSSSCRSERRLKPLQELCNSYFLSLMKEQLADTERRLRGDRSVLRTTSTIQSLSRRLTLTNFLFELWRPEEGSEEERESAEAELQRATGNKSGVEAFQSEPMSMESFCSCVEEIPIKMEAGDDRTMTPDPSVAMEMTGSVSSSDSIEVLGTEKSYQTQHGSDSRETSVGMTDSSYRRAAVDSGIRRGRVYARRANSEDSIEVLSTTESIFPDDLTAITEEESDQQALTNGFEKEEDILAECESGDVLKKRKTFKASTSVSEDENEEQAQEYDGRVDGEETSKRKTVSGEVIMKEEKVVECLTSNHVHEVNGPEKTSKPMPDEVTVESKPRLSVVHRTVRSVLDLHVNFAPAVALAEVDRWSPPCSPLRLLSVDEASDCTSITGSTEPPSPTQNVHSSSRSHRRRRRRRRRKAGLRALRFLKQNSFSQHALFCLLSGRPLVVIGGDESLVRKLVDALSLFLPAPGPDGSAVKASLTAALQLTDLLTWRLIGIHRSSSSSLASILHSLTRYSRYLALLDLDQRTLQCPSYSGSLIGRLADPHSGISQGITYLLHLESCLTALANQALLCTFNPALLRPHKAGGNDGAEEKDFLLMRGLCTSENDLKVMNFLCDLIKQRHAGRGPPVLRFSYNSMHLHKNTYSINK; from the exons GTTGGACCCAAACCTGTGCTGACGATACCGGACGACCCCAGGGTCATCGGATTGTTCGACCTGAACCACTTCTCTGTGCGTATCATGTCTGTGGACTACCAGGCGTCCGGCCCGGGCCACACCCCTCCTGCATCCCCTGGCCCCCGCCTCAACTTCAGCGAGGACTCCAAAGTGATTCTTGGGGATTCGGCGGACGATGCATTTGCCTATGTGCACCACATGACCCTGTATGACCTTGAGGCTCGGGGCATGGTGCGTCCTTTCTGCGTGGCGTACATTTGTTCCGACCAGAGGAAGCTGATGGAGAACTTATCTGAGCTGTCGACAGGCTTCTCTCAGGCCTCCGACAGCCTCAAGACGGGGAACAGACAGGCGTTCTCCATGGAGCTGCACAGAAAATTACAAGAGCTTGA GTACACACGGTTGACCCTGCATCAGGAGACTGATCCTCCTCCAAGGAAGGTAAACGCAAAGCAGGGAGAGAAAGCAGATGAGATTGAAGCTGTAGAGCATTCAATCCTAAATCATCGAGAGCTCCTGCGCCAGGTCACTTCCTACCCAAACAGGAAGCTGAAACATCCTGACTTCCTGCCTTACGACCCAGCCGACTCCCTCACTGATCCAACAGCGTTACTGCCTCCTGAGCCCGGtccctccttctccttctcctcctcctcctcctgcaggtCTGAGCGCCGTCTGAAGCCTCTCCAGGAGCTTTGCAACTCCTACTTCCTGTCTCTGATGAAGGAGCAGCTCGCTGACACAGAGCGCCGTCTACGTGGCGACAGGAGTGTGCTGCGGACGACAAGCACCATACAGTCGTTGTCCAGGAGGCTCACGCTCACCAACTTCCTGTTTGAGCTATGGAGGCCAGAGGAGGGATCTGAGGAGGAGCGAGAGAGCGCTGAGGCCGAGCTGCAGAGGGCGACGGGGAATAAGAGCGGCGTCGAGGCCTTTCAATCCGAACCAATGAGCATGGAGTCGTTCTGCTCCTGCGTGGAGGAGATCCCCATCAAAATGGAGGCAGGAGATGACAGGACAATGACCCCTGACCCCAGCGTTGCCATGGAGATGACGGGGAGTGTGAGCAGCAGCGACAGCATCGAAGTGCTCGGGACGGAGAAGTCTTATCAGACCCAGCATGGCTCTGACAGCAGAG AAACCTCAGTCGGGATGACGGACTCCTCTTACAGGCGAGCCGCAGTAGATTCAGGCATCAGGCGCGGCAGAGTGTACGCCAGACGAGCCAACAGTGAGGACAGCATCGAGGTTCTGAGCACCACCGAGTCCATCTTTCCTGACGACCTCACCGCCATCACCGAGGAAGAGTCGGATCAACAAGCTCTTACTAACGGCTTTGAGAAAGAGGAGGACATACTGGCAGAGTGTGAATCTGGCGATGTCCTCAAGAAGAGGAAGACATTCAAAGCAAGTACTTCAGTTTCTGAGGATGAAAACGAGGAGCAGGCTCAGGAATACGACGGTCGTGTTGACGGAGAAGAGACCTCAAAGCGAAAAACTGTTAGTGGTGAGGTTataatgaaagaggagaagGTCGTTGAATGTTTGACGAGCAATCATGTCCATGAAGTCAACGGTCCTGAGAAGACGTCCAAACCAATGCCAG ATGAAGTAACGGTGGAGTCGAAGCCTCGCTTGTCTGTAGTCCATCGGACGGTGCGGTCGGTGCTTGACCTTCATGTGAACTTCGCCCCTGCTGTAGCTCTGGCAGAGGTCGACCGCTGGTCTCCGCCCTGCTCTCCCCTCCGGCTGCTGAGCGTGGACGAGGCGTCCGACTGCACCAGCATCACCGGCTCCACCGAACCGCCGTCTCCAACTCAGAACGTCCACAGCAGCTCCCGCTCCcatcggaggaggaggaggaggaggaggaggaaggccgGACTGAGAGCCCTCAGGTTCCTCAAACAGAACTCCTTCTCCCAGCATGCCTTGTTTTGTCTCCTGAGCGGCCGGCCGCTGGTCGTCATCGGAGGCGACGAGAGTTTGGTCAGGAAGCTGGTGGACGCTCTGAGTCTCTTCCTGCCGGCTCCCGGTCCTGATGGGAGCGCTGTGAAGGCGTCTCTGACCGCAGCGCTGCAGCTGACTGACCTGCTCACCTGGAGACTGATAGGAATACACAG ATCCTCCTCCAGCTCTCTGGCCAGCATCCTTCACTCTCTGACTCGCTACAGTCGTTACTTGGCACTGTTGGACCTGGACCAGAGGACGCTGCAATGTCCGTCGTACTCcggctctctgattggtcgacTGGCTGACCCTCACTCTGGCATCAGCCAAGGAATCACCTACCTGCTGCACCTGGAGAGCTGCCTGACTGCACTGGCCAACCAGGCGCTGCTGTGCACCTTTAATCCTGCGTTACTACGTCCACACAAAGCTGGAGGGAACGATGGCGCAGAGGAAAAGGACTTCCTGTTGATGCGGGGATTGTGCACCAGTGAGAATGATTTGAAAGTGATGAACTTCCTGTGTGACCTCATCAAACAGCGCCACGCAGGACGTGGACCACCGGTTTTAAGATTCTCTTACAATTCAATGCACTTGCATAAGAATacatacagcataaacaaatga